A genomic region of Entelurus aequoreus isolate RoL-2023_Sb linkage group LG19, RoL_Eaeq_v1.1, whole genome shotgun sequence contains the following coding sequences:
- the LOC133634838 gene encoding cortexin-1-like yields MNNFPSFSSPPPNAPTIQPVCKPCLRAPWRMSDGPTLDYELLLSPAGSSFLPGGGGGGSSSNPPLVSVGVDSEQCTAFAFVGLLMLFLVFLLVRCFRILLDPYSRMPASSWTDHKEGLERGQFDYALV; encoded by the coding sequence ATGAACAACTTCCCTTCCTTCTCCTCGCCGCCCCCAAACGCACCAACCATCCAGCCGGTGTGCAAACCCTGCCTCCGGGCCCCGTGGAGGATGAGCGATGGGCCCACGCTCGACTACGAGTTGCTGCTGTCCCCGGCCGGCTCCTCCTTCCTccccggcggcggcggcggcggcagcaGCAGCAACCCGCCCCTGGTCTCGGTCGGGGTGGACAGCGAGCAGTGCACCGCCTTTGCCTTCGTGGGCCTCCTTATGCTCTTCCTGGTCTTCCTGCTGGTCAGGTGCTTCAGGATCCTGCTGGACCCCTACAGTCGCATGCCCGCATCATCCTGGACTGACCACAAGGAGGGGCTGGAGAGGGGTCAGTTTGATTACGCCCTGGTGTGA